The genomic stretch ACGACAAGAACTGGGAATATTCGATAATTTTATTCGGCTTTCAGTAGGGATTGAAGCTGTGGAAGATTTGAAAGATGATTTAAATACGGCGTTAACAGGGATCTAATCATGAAATGTGTATCAGTAGGTTTGGCTTTTAGTTTTGATATGGATGTTTTGTTCAAACTATTAGAAAGTCATGGAGTAGTTACTAAATACAGTGATGTTATTCATCTGGTTTATTCGGCTAATCCAGCGGATGTTTTTTTCTTTCCCTATGGTGTGTTTGTGTGTTGGGGATTAGAAAAAGAAGGTGAAGACCTATTGCAATCTGTAGTAAAAAAAGCAGAGTACGAGGCATTAGGTGCATCATCTCGAGATAGTTTTGAGTATGAGTATGGAAAATATGCGAGCATTAAAGATGATTATATGATTCTTCCTGACAATGAAGTAGTGACTAAATTATCGTGCGCACACGCACTGGCTCAATCTATAAAATTAGCAGGCTTTGAAACCATTATTCAAAAAACAACACATACAACACGAGATATTTTGAAAACCTTATCTGCTGAAGGCAAAATTTCGAAATCACGCAAAGAAATTCGTCATTTGATGGGGAAAATATTATTGGATCGAAATTCCATTAATTTACACTTAGAGTTGTTGTACACACCAAAATTTTTCTGGCGAAATTCTGATTTAGAACCACTCTACCAAATGACAACAACCTATGTTGACCTAACAGATCGGGTCGATAATCTGAATCATCGATTAGAAGTCATGCATGAGTTGTTCAATATGTTAGCTGAAGAGCTTAATTATCAGCATTCTGCCTCACTCGAGTGGATTATCATCTTTTTGATTACTTTTGAGGTAATAATTACCTTATGTAGGGATTATTTCCATTGGTTTTAGCATGAAAATGGGGCTTGGTCTAACATTGAACCAAGTTTCAATGTTAGACCAGGCCCCTTACGCATACACACTGCGAGTGCTAACAATTAAAGATACGACGACAAGATCGTATATGATGGGGAAAATATTAATGGATCGAAATTCCATTAATTTACACTTAGAGTTGTTGTACACACCAAAATTTTCCTGGCGAAATTCTGATTTAAAGCCACTCTACCAGATGACAATAACCTATGTGGACCTGAAATAGGGTCGATAATCTGAATCATCGATTAGAAGTCATGCATGAGTTGTTCAATATGTTAGCTGAGGAGCTCAATTATCAGCATTCTGCATCACTCGAGTGGATCATCATCTTTTTAATCAGTTTTGAGGTAATAATTGCTTTGGGAAGAGATTTTTTCCATTGTTTTTAGGGGCTCAACACTTTTTTTTGCAATATCCGAATTGGGGCTTGGCGCGTAGGGCGCAGTAAAGTTACCCGATGTGCAGAGTGCTAATTTACAACCCTATTCTTTTAGCGCCGTCCCCTTCTCATTATTGTGCCAGACCGGTATTTTCGGGTGAAAAATTAACACTGACAGAAATTCTGATTATGACGGAATACATTGGAGAGGTATTCGGGCACAGCGACGATGATTAAAGGAAAAGCCTTCAGTTTAGAAAAAAAGACACATGAATTTACTATATTGTCTGAAATACTGATATTTAGCTCGTCCTAGGCCCTTAGCACTCTAAGCCAGCTATTTTTTCTATCGCCTTTTCTAATATGGGCAGAAGCAAAATTATTCCAGACCTTTAACCGCTTTCAGTATTACCCGCACCCTAAAGCGAATGTAATCAAAGAACTTTTCATTTTAGGAAAAAGTACCCGGGTATTTTGTCCAGATATCCATGTAAAAATTTTTACGTATCATTCCTGTAACGATTGAAAATTATTTTTTACAGAGGGGTTAAAGCAATGCTCAAATCGATAAATGATGACAGCTCATTCTTAGGCCAGGAAGCGGTAATGTTACCAATGCGTGAGGAAGTTCAACCGAGTAAAAATAGAAGCAGATATTTGGTTGAATTTTATAATCTTGTACCAGCGCTTTTAGCCAACGGCTTAGAGGCTCTAGAAATTTTGGATGTACTGATATCCTCAGAGTTAAATCTATCCCTTCATCATTCAGAGCATAACTGTCATACCCACCGATTCATACACTTGCTTATGATGTCAGTTTCTGTTGATGAATGGAGTAACTATTATCTGCAATTTTTAAGAACCTACGGAAAATTCCTCGACAGTAAATCCACATACCGAGTACAGGTAGAACATATCGTTAACCAATGGAATCAAAAGATCCTTTCAGATGGAAAAAATCGTCCTTGGGCGCTTGACATCTTAACAAACGATTTAGACCCATTCAGCATAAATCAAGGGCTAGAAGTATTTTATGATGACGTGAGTTTGCACAGCGCTGTGAATTTGATTCTTGAGAATTTTGAGCGCACAGTATTTAATAATAATCATAATGATCTTCTAGATGATTTGCAGAAACTTCAAGATGATGTTGACTCTCATCGTCTTAGCTTAAACCTCGATTTGTTTACTCGCTGTTTAATGAGCGATTCCTACTTTCTTGCAGCAGGAATTGACCTGATCAAAGAAAATTTAGGCAAACAATCGGACTATCATCGAAGAGTGACACTAATTTTCAACAAATGGAGTGAGGCTTTTCTCAGCGTTTTTCACAAATTTACTGTTCCAGGAGTTGAATTTAAATCTGTATACTATCGATTAAAATATCCTCGAACAGGATTATCTGTATTAGACCTAGCTCTCCTAACATCAATGTCTATAACGCATGAATTGAGGTCAATTACAGTATACGATGATATAGAATTGTTTTTGAACATTAATAAGATTCTTAAATCAAATGGATATAATTTTTTAGGGTCAGTCGTTAAAAATCCTTTTCTAGATGATTTAAGATCGGCTCAACAGAGCAATCCCATCTGCCCAGTAAAATTATCCAATTTAGCTAGTAACTCAGCTTTTGATGGTCTTTGTAATGATATATTGATGCAGATTTTTAGTGCGCTGCATAATCCACAGTCTGACACGGATCTGCGAAGATTAACCTTAACTTGTAAAAGCTTATTTTTATTCCGTGACGAGCTAATGTATCGAAAAATGCTTCGACCCATTACCATCATGAGTATAGGTGCACATCATACCTGGAGAAGCTTCGACTCGTGTCAACAATTCAGATTGGAATCATTGGGGATTTGCAATAGTGGTGACATTATCGGGGCTGATGATGATCAATTTTACATATGGTCAGCCAAGACATATCTTTTAATAAATCTCATTAAACCCAAAAAGAACATAAAGTTTCTCCATGCTATAATATTACCTAACAGTGATATATTAATCGTCTCTGAGCTGATAAGAAGTGAAGAATACAAAAGATATCGTTTTATTGTCTATGGTTTTACCAGTTCATACAATGGTAAAGTTCATAGAAAATATTCGGATTGCCTTTTTTTTGATGATCCTTGCGGCCTTAAATATCTACAAACTAAGTCGAAACATCATCATATGCTGACTATTGGTTGGTTAGCACAGATAAAGAAGCTAAGAATTACATGGGATGATGGTCAGACAAAATGCATTCATGTAAATATTTTTGACCCAACAAACAAACTGAGTTCTTTTTCACGCGATGGTGAAGTGATTGATTTTCCAAAAGAAAATTTACCATATAAAATAGTAATTCAGTTACCTGACGGCCGAATTTTAGGTTACTGTGAACGTGTTCATTATAAAAAACCGTTTTTAAACTACTTTGTTCTCTATCATTCTCAAGAATATCTACAGGCGATGAAGCGTAATAAACAAGTGAAGAGATCTGATATTTCCACCAATCACCGTCAAATAGATCCTAGAATGATTGAGAATAATGAAGTAACTCCAGTCTCACATGAGATTATCGATCCGACCTTGACAATAATTAAAGCCAAACATCACCAAAAATTAAATAGGACCATACAAATTTGGGCTAAAAGAGCAATATCACTTTTTGAAAGATGCAATAGATGTCAATTCACGAAACAATCAAAGTTAATTAAAGAAATGCAGAATCCCTCTGCTACATCTAATCCAACTAGGAATTTACACGCATTTTTAACTCAATCAACTTCAATATTTAAGTTTTATCACGAGGCTCCGAAGGAGTTGAATGACACTTGCTTTGACATTTATCTAGTTGCAACAATATGTAATGATGTTAATGCGGGCGAATTACTTGATAGCACAGTACTAGATCCAAACAATCCTAATTGGAAACACAAAATTAAAAGACTTATCTCTTTCATGGAGGGTAGGAATTATCTTCGTAAATTAGTTATAGATAGTCTATCACATAAACTTTCGGAACAAAAAGATTTAGAGGTGGGTTTGATTTTTTATAAAGATGAATTGAGTCACTCATTTGAAAATGAACTAGAAGAGGAAAAACCCCTAATGCTTATATCAGACGAAAATGATGATCAACCGATGTCAGAAGATTCTTTGATTAATGATCTCGAAGCGCTTTTTGAGAAAGAAAAGCCAAAAGTGGAACTAGCTGATGAGTGCACCCTGTTTTTTAACTATTAACGGAGAAGTGGAGCTGTTCTAGGAGCCCTGCAAATTCTCCTTTTAACTGTGATCCTATAGCAAATGCTGCACCAGATCATTCTTCATTATACTGTTGGGTACTGTCCCATACCTACATTAATCAATTCCACAGGAGCTGGATCTGCTAAATCTTCTGAGGAATAATCCTCATTGTGTAATTGTGCCATCTCTTCGACTAAATTCCAAAAGGCGATTCTAGTTTGCATTAGCACACTCAAAAATCCGGCATAAAAATATTGACCACAGGCCGACTCGTCAAGTCGCAGAATTTTTATATTTGATTCTAAATTTAACCACTCAGGTACACGTCTATATTCTTCTACCGCCACCTTATTCCTGTAGATAGTTTCATCTTCTGGCAAATTGCATTCTATCCATTCTAAATTTTTATCCAGTGGTGTTAATTGTCTAAAAAAATCCTTTTCATATTCCATAATGAAAGCGCGCAATAACAATATATCTTGATCTAAAACATCACTCAGACCGTAGTCATATTGCTCAGTACAATATTTTGTCATGTATATGATAGTGGCCAGTTTTTCTGTTATATAATGATAATTATAGTGATTTGCGATTTCTGGTTGAACTCTACCCCTTTTAAGAAGTTGCCAATTGACTCTAAGGATCATTTTATGGCTAACGGTCTTAAATTTATTTCTATATTCTCTGTTACTTTGATATTGATTATGCAAATTATTTTTAATAATCATTAGTTTTTCTTGATCAACAATATCCGAGAAATATTTTATGGAAATTCTATGTCCAAGTTGATTTAAACCATTAATTATTTGACTGATTGCAACTCGTATCTTTTTAAACTGTTTTTCTACGTAATCCATAACAAACTCTCTAGCGGGAATTGATGATAAATTTTCGTTATGTTTGAAGTTTTTCACGTCAACTTCAGACATTTTATTACGCCTTGCTTTCGATAACAGCATATCACGTACGGTGTCCCAAGTATAAATTTCTTTTACCAATACTAGATCTAGTATGAGTACTTTACCTTCATAAGTCCCACATAAACACTCAAGAAAAGTTTCAAC from Gammaproteobacteria bacterium encodes the following:
- a CDS encoding RMD1 family protein; the encoded protein is MKCVSVGLAFSFDMDVLFKLLESHGVVTKYSDVIHLVYSANPADVFFFPYGVFVCWGLEKEGEDLLQSVVKKAEYEALGASSRDSFEYEYGKYASIKDDYMILPDNEVVTKLSCAHALAQSIKLAGFETIIQKTTHTTRDILKTLSAEGKISKSRKEIRHLMGKILLDRNSINLHLELLYTPKFFWRNSDLEPLYQMTTTYVDLTDRVDNLNHRLEVMHELFNMLAEELNYQHSASLEWIIIFLITFEVIITLCRDYFHWF
- a CDS encoding RMD1 family protein, with the protein product MKMGLGLTLNQVSMLDQAPYAYTLRVLTIKDTTTRSYMMGKILMDRNSINLHLELLYTPKFSWRNSDLKPLYQMTITYVDLK
- a CDS encoding F-box protein, which codes for MLKSINDDSSFLGQEAVMLPMREEVQPSKNRSRYLVEFYNLVPALLANGLEALEILDVLISSELNLSLHHSEHNCHTHRFIHLLMMSVSVDEWSNYYLQFLRTYGKFLDSKSTYRVQVEHIVNQWNQKILSDGKNRPWALDILTNDLDPFSINQGLEVFYDDVSLHSAVNLILENFERTVFNNNHNDLLDDLQKLQDDVDSHRLSLNLDLFTRCLMSDSYFLAAGIDLIKENLGKQSDYHRRVTLIFNKWSEAFLSVFHKFTVPGVEFKSVYYRLKYPRTGLSVLDLALLTSMSITHELRSITVYDDIELFLNINKILKSNGYNFLGSVVKNPFLDDLRSAQQSNPICPVKLSNLASNSAFDGLCNDILMQIFSALHNPQSDTDLRRLTLTCKSLFLFRDELMYRKMLRPITIMSIGAHHTWRSFDSCQQFRLESLGICNSGDIIGADDDQFYIWSAKTYLLINLIKPKKNIKFLHAIILPNSDILIVSELIRSEEYKRYRFIVYGFTSSYNGKVHRKYSDCLFFDDPCGLKYLQTKSKHHHMLTIGWLAQIKKLRITWDDGQTKCIHVNIFDPTNKLSSFSRDGEVIDFPKENLPYKIVIQLPDGRILGYCERVHYKKPFLNYFVLYHSQEYLQAMKRNKQVKRSDISTNHRQIDPRMIENNEVTPVSHEIIDPTLTIIKAKHHQKLNRTIQIWAKRAISLFERCNRCQFTKQSKLIKEMQNPSATSNPTRNLHAFLTQSTSIFKFYHEAPKELNDTCFDIYLVATICNDVNAGELLDSTVLDPNNPNWKHKIKRLISFMEGRNYLRKLVIDSLSHKLSEQKDLEVGLIFYKDELSHSFENELEEEKPLMLISDENDDQPMSEDSLINDLEALFEKEKPKVELADECTLFFNY